DNA sequence from the Treponema sp. OMZ 838 genome:
TCAAACAGAGCGGTTCCGTTGAAGATAAATGGACGGCAACCTTTGCCGACACCGATAACCGTGTTGTACGTACTGTCGAGACCGTAAAAGCTGCTCCCTCCGACTTTGTGTGGGATGGCAAGAACAATGCAGGTGAGTTTGTTCCTGATGGCATTTACACCTATAAAATTGCCGCTACCGACCGTGCGGGAAACAGCGCATCGCAGTCGGTTCCCAATATTATTGTAGACACTATTAAGCCTTCGGTCGGTATTTCGATTAGTACCAATGCCTTTTCTCCGAATGGGGACGGCGTGAAGGATACTATTACACTATCGCCTACAATTCCGGTACAGACCGGCTTGCAGGAATGGAAAATCGATATACAAAATGCAAAAGGCGCAACGGTACACACGATAACCGATAGCCGTATCGGGGCAATCATCTTTGACGGGAAGGATAAAAACGGAAAAGTATTACCGGAAGGTGATTACAAAGCAAAGCTTTCCGCCCGTTATATAAACGGATATGCACCGGCTGAAACCTCTCCGGTTTTCACCCTTAATGTTACCGCCCCTAAGGCAACGGTAAAAGCTTCAACTGATATTTTCTCACCTGATGGAGATGGAAAGCTTGATACGGTTACCTTTACTCAGCAAGTGAATGCAGGCGATTCTTGGACTGCCGAAATTTATACCCTTGACGATGCGGGAAATATGACCGGTAAGCCGGTACGCAGCTTTGCGATTACAAAAGATAATGCTGCGAATTTTGCGTGGGACGGACGGAATGACACCGGCGCTTTACTTGCGGACGGAAAATATGCCTATCGCTTAGTAGGTAAAAATGATGCCGGTAATACCGGATATTCGGTACCCGTTCCGGTTGAGCTGAATACCGAAAAAGCCAATATCATTTTATCTGCAAATATGCTGGCATTTTCTCCCAACAAAGACGGTGTGCAGGATACCATCGTATTTTCACCTAAACTGAGATCGAATACCGCTGCCGCCTCCTATATCTTCGGCATTTACGATAAAACAGGCGCTGCCGTAAAAACACTTTCAGGAAACGGAATGCCGCCTGCTTCAATCAGCTGGGATGGTATCGCAGATGCAGGAGATGCAAAAGGCCGGCTTTGTGCAGACGGTTCGTACTCCGCTGCTATCGATGTGACGCTTACGAATGGACAGACGACTAAATCGGCAATCCCTGAAATTATCCTCGATACAAAGCATCCTGAAGTGGAGATTTCTGCGCCTTATTTGGCGTTCTCGACTGATAGCGCGGCAAAACGCCCGAATTTACCCGTAACACAAAAAGCTTCTGCAGAAAATCTTTGGACTGGCAGTTTGACCGCTTCCGGAAATAGGGAAGTGCGGAACTTTACCTGGGAAGGGCAGGCAGCCGATTTTGTATGGGATGGAACCGATGCTTCGGGAAATAAAGTTCCCGATGGGACGTACCGCTATACTATTTTTGCTCAAGACCCCGCCGGTAACAGAACAATCAAGTCGCTTGACAATATCGTGGTTGACTCTCGCGTTCCGAAGGCATATATCACTGCGGAATTACCTGCATTCTCACCCAATGGTGACGGAGTAAAGGATACCCAGAATTTAACCCTTCATACAACGTTGAAAGACGGGCTTGCTTCATGGTCGGTTGTAGTAAAACCGGCGGATAACAGCACCTCCGTGCCGGTAAAGACGTGGTCATCGGAAAAGGGCGATACGCTTACTTCTTCCATTCAATGGGACGGTAAATCCGACGCAGGCAGGGTTGCATCCGGTACCTTTGTTGCAGAGCTTTCTCTCCGGTATACGAAAGGCGATGAGCTGGTAGTCAGCACCGCTCCGTTTGTTTCTTCGACAAAAGCCCCGGAGCTTGGCGTTACCATGGCGCCCAAGTATTTCAGTCCGGACAATGACGGTAACGAAGATGAGCTTTTTATTAACTTGTCTGCAAAGTCGGATACGCCCTTAAAACAGTGGTCATTTGAAATCCGCGAACCGGAAGATACCGGCAATAAGCTGTTCTGGAGTACCGGCGGAAAGAATAGAATAACCGAGCAAATTATCTGGGACGGACGTTCGTTACGAGGTGAAACCGTACAATCGGCTACCGACTATCCGTATACCTTTGCCGCAACCGATGAAGTCGGATTAACCTCCGTTATAAAAGGCTATATTCCGATTGATGTGTTGGTTATCCGCGATGGCGATAAATTAAAGATTGCAGTTCCTTCTATTATCTTTAGAAAAAATGCAGCCGATTTTAATGAGCTTGAGCAAAATGTCGTTGATCGGAACGTTAAGGTATTAACCCGTATCGCGGAAATTTTGAATAAATTCCCCGAATATAAGGTACAGATTGAAGGGCATGCAAATAATACGAGCGGAACGGAACGTGAAGAAAGAGAAGATCTTATCCCGCTTTCAGGTGCGCGCGCCGATGCCGTCCGTAGATTCCTGATAGAAAAAGGTGTAGCGCGGGGCAGACTGTCGTCAGTCGGTATCGGCGGTACAAAACCGATTGCATCGTTTTCGGATCGGGATAACTGGTGGAAAAACCGCCGCGTTGAATTTATTCTGATTAAGTAATACGTCAACAGCAGCCTCTAAAAACTACGGTTTTTAGAGGCCTTGAAATGCAGTTTCTGTTGGGGATGGCGAAAAAGCGAGCGGCTTTTGAGCTTTTCCCGGCAGCTTGAGAAATCCGCAGGCGGCGCCGCTGTTTGCGGATTTTTTTTAACCGGTTGTCAAATTTATAGGAACGAATAATGACAAAAAAAACACCTAACCTAATCGGACTGGTTGGGCAGTCCTGTGCGGGGAAAAACATGGTTGCCGATTTCCTTGAAGAAAAAGGCTATGCTGTTATCGATGCTGATAAGGTTGCACATACGGTTCTGCAAGAACAAAGCGATGCGGTGATAGCACGGTTTTCTCCTTATGCCGAAAAACAAGGGCTACGGTTACGGGCGCAGGACGGGGCATTGGATAGAAAGGCGTTGAGCGTTCTGCTTTTCTCGGATTCTGCTTTATTAGCGGAACATGAGGCTTTTATTCTCCCGAAAATTGAAGCGCGTATCCGAAGCCTTATTAACACAGCTGTAATCGAACAGCCGAACCGGCCGATTGTTCTTAACGCACCGACACTACATAAAACCTCCCTAACGCCGGAGTGCTCGTTTATTCTGTATATTAAGGCTCCGTTTTTTATCAGGCTTATCCGAGGCAAAAAACGGGATAATATTCCGCTCTGCCGGTTGATTGCCCGTTTTTTACAGCAAAAAGATTTCTTTGCTCAATACCTTTTGCAAAATGCCGATATTGTAAGCGTAGTAAACGCTCGTTCCGTGCAGTCTTTACGGAAAAAGATCGAG
Encoded proteins:
- a CDS encoding FlgD immunoglobulin-like domain containing protein yields the protein MKRIVFTLCALFSACTFLFAYNPPIGGESANTFFSPDLLGGQASATGGPFGDGNPAELATNPALSAYEQRIIFDLSYAAVIGFNKSTPNDFGLKGHLANIDFLYPARWGVISTDVHLLNSSFESLPWGTAGSIRLAYSKDLTDNLALGVGLYGIFGTGWGVGADIGVLYRFGDLGFAKDSKIGASITGMGKPYNANRGGVRGMTNTSGFTGMFTPRVGFATTFISVKNFKLGMAFDLSFPTFQNLVFDAGLHMKFADMVTFKTGWNFNLVETLNHRQTYIPSFALACSIKIKSKNANEANAWEQSDITPQVAVKPFYNNIWAIGAGVNVKVGKNDTAAPVISVNYPETKYISPNSDGVQDVLEIPLSITDERYVMSWECAFENEKGERVRTITNKEARPQLSGKSFWKLLTKAKSGVELPETLRWDGMLDSGSVAPDGTYYFTITAADDNNNTAKSERYAVVVDNTPPVITVTPPTGQNALIFSPDGDGNKDTFLIKQSGSVEDKWTATFADTDNRVVRTVETVKAAPSDFVWDGKNNAGEFVPDGIYTYKIAATDRAGNSASQSVPNIIVDTIKPSVGISISTNAFSPNGDGVKDTITLSPTIPVQTGLQEWKIDIQNAKGATVHTITDSRIGAIIFDGKDKNGKVLPEGDYKAKLSARYINGYAPAETSPVFTLNVTAPKATVKASTDIFSPDGDGKLDTVTFTQQVNAGDSWTAEIYTLDDAGNMTGKPVRSFAITKDNAANFAWDGRNDTGALLADGKYAYRLVGKNDAGNTGYSVPVPVELNTEKANIILSANMLAFSPNKDGVQDTIVFSPKLRSNTAAASYIFGIYDKTGAAVKTLSGNGMPPASISWDGIADAGDAKGRLCADGSYSAAIDVTLTNGQTTKSAIPEIILDTKHPEVEISAPYLAFSTDSAAKRPNLPVTQKASAENLWTGSLTASGNREVRNFTWEGQAADFVWDGTDASGNKVPDGTYRYTIFAQDPAGNRTIKSLDNIVVDSRVPKAYITAELPAFSPNGDGVKDTQNLTLHTTLKDGLASWSVVVKPADNSTSVPVKTWSSEKGDTLTSSIQWDGKSDAGRVASGTFVAELSLRYTKGDELVVSTAPFVSSTKAPELGVTMAPKYFSPDNDGNEDELFINLSAKSDTPLKQWSFEIREPEDTGNKLFWSTGGKNRITEQIIWDGRSLRGETVQSATDYPYTFAATDEVGLTSVIKGYIPIDVLVIRDGDKLKIAVPSIIFRKNAADFNELEQNVVDRNVKVLTRIAEILNKFPEYKVQIEGHANNTSGTEREEREDLIPLSGARADAVRRFLIEKGVARGRLSSVGIGGTKPIASFSDRDNWWKNRRVEFILIK
- the coaE gene encoding dephospho-CoA kinase (Dephospho-CoA kinase (CoaE) performs the final step in coenzyme A biosynthesis.); protein product: MTKKTPNLIGLVGQSCAGKNMVADFLEEKGYAVIDADKVAHTVLQEQSDAVIARFSPYAEKQGLRLRAQDGALDRKALSVLLFSDSALLAEHEAFILPKIEARIRSLINTAVIEQPNRPIVLNAPTLHKTSLTPECSFILYIKAPFFIRLIRGKKRDNIPLCRLIARFLQQKDFFAQYLLQNADIVSVVNARSVQSLRKKIERVLREKGF